Proteins from one Bufo gargarizans isolate SCDJY-AF-19 chromosome 8, ASM1485885v1, whole genome shotgun sequence genomic window:
- the LOC122944504 gene encoding uncharacterized protein LOC122944504 produces MPETITDILIYALENISKESLKNFKRKLSSFNVQSPYKKIPSSTLDDQSAKEVVDSIVRYYTTSDGADITEKVLWEINERQISQDLNKNIASAKRVQVEKTPGKGLADKLRDRTNRTSSPTRFRQHQRQKYGKENLLNSEKSSHSETEPTQPRNVRRLLNMSGAENKGRRSSTPRHLGRQCQPDIQLVDLTDTDIELMVKNHEKKVETFARYVFQHLVPFDIYQSWVKNTNFDGCRGKVALPGNLRDAIVMEVGKEFTLNKENKRKIKNTINELLRNQRRGGWPILI; encoded by the exons ATGCCGGAAACAATCACAGATATCCTGATCTATGCGCTGGAGAACATCAGCAAAGAGTCTCTAAAAAACTTCAAACGGAAACTGTCATCGTTCAATGTACAATCTCCCTATAAGAAAATACCCTCAAGTACATTGGACGATCAATCAGCAAAGGAGGTAGTTGACTCCATTGTACGGTATTATACCACCAGTGATGGAGCCGATATTACTGAGAAGGTTCTGTGGGAAATCAATGAGCGCCAAATCAGTCAGGACCTAAATAAGAATATAG cATCTGCAAAAAGGGTTCAAGTGGAGAAGACACCAGGGAAGGGTTTAG CTGACAAGCTGAGAGACAGAACAAACAGAACGTCTTCTCCTACCCGTTTTAGACAACACCAGAGACAGAAATATGGAAAGGAGAATCTTCTGAATTCTGAGAAGTCTTCTCATTCTGAGACAGAACCAACACAACCTAGAAATGTACGGAGGCTTCTAAACATGAGCGGAGCAGAGAACAAGGGTCGAAGATCCTCAACTCCCAGACATCTGGGGAGACAATGTCAACCTGATATACAACTGGTTGACCTGACGGATACTGATATTGAACTTATGGTTAAGAACCATGAAAAGAAGGTGGAAACATTTGCCCGTTATGTGTTTCAACACTTGGTACCCTTTGACATTTACCAAAGCTGGgtcaaaaacacaaattttgatgGCTGTAGAGGGAAAGTTGCCCTCCCGGGTAACTTGCGAGATGCTATAGTAATGGAAGTTGGGAAAGAATTTactttaaataaagaaaataaaagaaaaattaaaaacacaatcAATGAACTCTTGAGGAACCAAAGGCGTGGTGGATGGCCCATACTGATATGA
- the LOC122945555 gene encoding up-regulator of cell proliferation-like: MMSYHETSKLTVGNVLDIGSDHLNLPDPLTLEDIPMTFLNKIMMLNSTARSTQVMKKDFDDLQEPYTDCEFQDLDALHPSDVLCLHLHCSDRFLQQEIITKMSMCQFAVPLLLPDIAGPLCTFMLWAMRDIVKKWRPQALADSKGFEEDRLVNISMPVFSFVRLGKQKMSKSKILNDVLKMADQQNTFFVHREMECGNIDREISEGLVETAWYFPIGSKNSDIFPEPIAVNNLRGDLQTHWPQFSFLAQISIAVFIFIESLDEEHFKLLSRCNSNDTKYYFIMDAAKPGEWDCQKFLKMLFPVLKIDSKNIIIKGAAVNNARLVSKIKYVMTNCLENSPPIENLESISETACDFGFKVDESFEECTTAKQLAMEITSGIKEVVEYKKQTLKLQGDPWKRLTVLEKEQCRMKKQGLEDLNNYKSRLSKEHHELLKKQNEHELPEGMMKFICAVTKMSRRGRRYFIKWMKYKLDPIARKNLSDLRHQYEDLCMSLSSMNHEELKQLDQKLCDSTLGTDHFVRELGQLYAAEFFMLKNERIHQGKFSYLPGIAAELFLDGFPLELIDGDASNIPLEWITEVLTELDKKTGGQCRMRVITVLGVQSTGKSTLLNTMFGLQFPVASGRCTRGAFMTLIKVKENIQGELGCEFILVIDTEGLKAPELVSLDDSYEHDNELATLVIGLSDITIVNMSMENTAEMKDILQIVVHAFLRMKDVGRKPNCQFVHQNVSDVSAHDKNMRDRKRFLEQLNDITQLAAKMEKKGKVNFSDIMMYDLKEHNWYIPGLWQGIPPMATVSSGYSEMVNNLKMYLLRHIKEHKLGSNARHVWEFLDWIKTLWSAVKHENFIFSFRNSIVADAYNKLCIKYSQWDWNFRKEVHDWIIKAETTVKNIPLDKRNDDICTTFKTDLENIVQKGECTMQDMLQSYYERKSENVHLIEGYRENFRLDVTCLSRDLKHYASNKLEDALRIQKGKYEIQNIQGTYQKKLEEKVTSLLEKCRKEKSPLTDENLKVEFEVMWNASSSELSRYRMTKRNINQEMLQQLKQDMGTKGGFINQKLLSIKALVDYKGYYFEMNEKYFEVCNVDHNSTMKHECYHDLQDLAISLMQKCSDYVEEKTSKKEDYDETYTWELLNIINGSLTDAHISKLHTTSYFELDIKLKIIGNSVEIFQRMHDQFIEENDPFLCLEKLKPHYSLIFTNIFQQKDESQHRAKEFCDLGLKPALNAYIYQHLGKDIVNHFLNGDNARVYGSRSVFQHSVLKKLLQEKDFSKYVKYINSYEQFVKTWAYEDLKVKYEGSKDLEDLHLNILCSIIKKIELALHESRTLQSKNIASFLKTICQFLEKDLVIPQNVTRMIVFHNKADIGQFSSDIEVFLEETKEHIREEFNSLSFDSVLSGVVLKPQNELFKKVFGCGKKCPFCKVPCEAGGSEHKEHFASVHRPKGLAKCSWQKGGGLITSTCSLDVNSERLFCNTDTDGINHPYKEYRTIYPDWDIQPDVNDSCHYWKYVFREFNRKFADAYTAEVAQFSEDWKHVTEEDAMRSLQQQFNVNEE; the protein is encoded by the coding sequence ATGATGAGCTATCATGAAACCTCAAAACTCACAGTAGGAAATGTCCTCGATATTGGATCAGATCATTTAAATTTACCCGACCCTCTGACACTCGAAGATATCCCCATGACTTTCCTAAATAAGATTATGATGCTAAATAGTACAGCAAGGAGCACACAAGTTATGAAAAAGGACTTTGACGATCTGCAAGAGCCTTATACTGACTGTGAATTTCAGGATTTAGATGCTCTCCACCCTTCGGATGTCCTCTGTCTTCACCTGCATTGTTCTGACCGCTTTCTCCAACAAGAAATTATAACCAAGATGTCAATGTGCCAATTTGCTGTTCCTCTGCTGCTTCCTGACATTGCTGGTCCATTATGCACCTTTATGTTATGGGCAATGAGAGACATTGTGAAGAAGTGGAGACCACAAGCCTTAGCAGACTCTAAAGGGTTCGAAGAAGATAGATTGGTGAACATATCAATGCCTGTTTTCTCTTTTGTCAGACTAGGGAAACAAAAGATGTCAAAGTCTAAGATACTAAATGATGTTCTCAAAATGGCGGATCAACAGAACACTTTTTTTGTCCACAGGGAGATGGAATGTGGAAATATAGATCGAGAAATTTCAGAAGGGTTAGTAGAGACAGCCTGGTATTTTCCCATTGGCAGTAAGAATTCAGACATCTTCCCGGAACCAATTGCAGTGAACAATCTGCGTGGAGACCTTCAGACCCACTGGCCACAGTTCAGTTTTCTAGCACAGATATCGATAGCGGTATTTATATTTATTGAAAGTCTTGACGAAGAACATTTCAAACTGTTATCCAGATGCAATAGCAATGACACAAAGTACTACTTTATTATGGATGCTGCAAAGCCAGGAGAGTGGGACtgtcaaaaattcttaaaaatgcTATTTCCAGTTCTCAAAATTGACagtaaaaatataattataaaagGTGCTGCTGTTAACAATGCACGACTTGTCAGCAAGATAAAATATGTCATGACAAATTGCTTAGAAAATTCCCCCCCTATAGAAAATCTGGAGAGTATCTCAGAAACAGCTTGTGATTTTGGGTTCAAAGTGGATGAGAGTTTTGAGGAATGTACAACGGCTAAACAGCTAGCTATGGAAATCACCAGTGGAATCAAAGAGGTTGTGGAATATAAGAAACAAACACTGAAGTTACAGGGAGATCCCTGGAAAAGATTAACTGTGCTAGAAAAAGAACAGTGCAGAATGAAGAAGCAAGGACTGGAAGATCTAAACAATTATAAGTCTCGCTTGAGCAAGGAGCATCATGAGCTGCTTAAGAAACAAAATGAGCACGAACTTCCAGAAGGCATGATGAAATTCATATGTGCAGTAACTAAGATGTCGCGGAGAGGTAGAAGGTATTTTATAAAGTGGATGAAATATAAACTTGATCCAATTGCTAGAAAAAACCTATCTGACTTACGACATCAATACGAAGACCTTTGTATGAGCTTATCATCTATGAATCATGAGGAGTTAAAGCAGTTAGATCAGAAACTATGTGATAGCACCTTGGGAACTGATCACTTCGTGAGGGAGTTGGGTCAACTTTATGCTGCTGAATTTTTTATGCTGAAGAATGAGAGAATACATCAGGGAAAATTCAGTTATCTCCCAGGAATAGCTGCAGAACTTTTTCTAGATGGTTTCCCATTGGAGCTGATTGATGGAGATGCCTCCAACATTCCCTTAGAGTGGATAACTGAGGTTCTGACTGAGCTGGATAAGAAGACTGGAGGACAATGTAGGATGAGAGTGATAACTGTGCTGGGGGTGCAGAGTACAGGGAAGTCCACCCTTCTGAACACCATGTTTGGTCTACAGTTCCCTGTGGCCAGTGGGCGATGCACACGAGGAGCCTTTATGACCCTTATTAAAGTGAAGGAGAACATCCAGGGAGAACTTGGTTGTGAATTTATTCTAGTGATTGACACTGAAGGGTTGAAAGCTCCAGAATTGGTTTCACTTGACGACAGTTATGAACATGATAATGAGTTGGCCACATTAGTGATTGGGTTGAGTGACATCACCATAGTCAACATGTCCATGGAAAATACAGCAGAAATGAAAGATATTTTACAGATAGTGGTCCATGCATTTCTACGGATGAAAGATGTAGGAAGAAAACCCAACTGTCAGTTTGTCCATCAGAATGTGAGCGATGTGTCGGCCCATGACAAGAACATGAGAGACAGAAAACGATTCTTGGAACAACTCAATGATATCACACAGTTAGCAGCAAAAATGGAGAAAAAAGGTAAAGTCAACTTTAGTGACATAATGATGTATGATCTGAAAGAACACAACTGGTATATTCCTGGCTTGTGGCAGGGTATCCCACCCATGGCCACAGTAAGCTCTGGCTACAGTGAGATGGTTAACAATCTAAAGATGTATTTGCTTAGACATATCAAGGAACATAAATTGGGCAGCAATGCACGACATGTATGGGAATTCCTTGACTGGATAAAAACTTTGTGGAGTGCTGTTAAACATGAAAACTTCATCTTCAGTTTCAGAAACAGCATTGTGGCTGATGCTTATAACAAATTGTGCATAAAGTACTCTCAGTGGGATTGGAATTTTCGTAAAGAAGTCCATGATTGGATCATTAAAGCTGAAACGACTGTTAAAAATATTCCACTTGATAAAAGGAATGATGACATATGTACTACTTTTAAAACTGATCTAGAGAACATTGTGCAGAAAGGTGAATGCACTATGCAAGACATGCTGCAAAGCTACTACGAACGCAAATCAGAAAATGTGCACCTAATTGAAGGCTACAGAGAAAATTTCCGTTTAGATGTGACATGTCTTAGCCGAGACCTAAAGCATTATGCATCCAACAAGCTTGAAGATGCCCTAAGAATCCAGAAAGGGAAATATGAAATACAAAATATCCAAGGAACGTACCAGAAAAAACTGGAAGAAAAAGTCACAAGTCTTCTAGAGAAATGCAGAAAGGAAAAGAGTCCTCTGACAGATGAAAATCTTAAGGTTGAATTTGAAGTAATGTGGAACGCGTCTTCCTCAGAGTTGTCAAGGTATCGGATGACAAAACGAAACATCAACCAAGAAATGCTTCAGCAGCTGAAGCAGGATATGGGTACTAAAGGAGGCTTCATAAACCAAAAGCTACTTAGTATCAAAGCTTTGGTAGACTATAAAGGATATTACTTTGAAATGAATGAAAAATATTTCGAAGTCTGCAATGTGGACCATAACTCAACAATGAAACATGAATGCTACCACGATTTGCAAGATCTTGCAATCTCATTGATGCAAAAGTGCAGCGATTATGTAGAAGAGAAGACAAGCAAAAAAGAAGACTATGATGAAACGTACACCTGGGAATTGCTAAATATCATTAATGGGTCACTGACCGACGCCCATATTTCAAAGCTTCACACAACATCTTATTTTGAGCTGGACATAAAGCTGAAGATCATAGGGAATTCAGTAGAAATCTTTCAAAGGATGCATGATCAATTCATTGAAGAGAACGACCCATTTCTGTGCCTTGAAAAATTAAAACCTCACTATTCTCTCATCTTTACAAATATCTTCCAACAAAAAGATGAATCTCAACATCGAGCCAAAGAATTCTGTGACCTTGGTTTAAAGCCTGCACTAAATGCATACATCTACCAACACCTTGGCAAAGACATAGTTAACCATTTCCTAAATGGTGACAATGCCAGAGTATATGGTAGTCGAAGTGTCTTCCAGCATTCTGTGCTTAAGAAGTTACTTCAGGAAAAGGATTTTAGCAAGTATGTTAAATACATCAATTCTTATGAACAGTTTGTTAAAACATGGGCATATGAAGACTTGAAAGTCAAGTACGAGGGTTCCAAAGACCTAGAAGATTTACATCTCAACATTCTGTGTTCTATCATCAAGAAAATCGAACTTGCTCTTCACGAGTCAAGGACCCTTCAGAGTAAAAACATTGCTAGTTTTTTAAAAACTATCTGCCAATTTTTAGAGAAGGACTTGGTGATTCCACAAAATGTAACCCGAATGATTGTTTTTCACAACAAGGCTGATATTGGCCAGTTCTCCAGTGACATTGAAGTATTTCTTGAAGAAACAAAGGAACATATTAGAGAAGAGTTTAATTCTTTAAGTTTTGATTCAGTCCTCTCAGGGGTTGTGCTCAAACCTCAAAATGAATTGTTCAAGAAAGTTTTTGGATGTGGTAAAAAATGCCCATTTTGCAAAGTCCCCTGTGAGGCAGGAGGAAGTGAACATAAGGAGCACTTTGCATCCGTCCACCGTCCCAAAGGGTTGGCAAAATGTTCATGGCAAAAAGGCGGGGGCCTAATAACCTCCACATGCTCGTTAGATGTAAACTCGGAAAGGTTGTTCTGCAATACAGATACAGATGGTATAAATCACCCGTACAAGGAGTACCGAACAATCTATCCAGACTGGGACATTCAGCCCGATGTTAATGACTCCTGTCACTACTGGAAGTATGTGTTCAGAGAGTTTAATAGGAagtttgcagatgcgtatacagCAGAAGTGGCTCAGTTTTCAGAAGATTGGAAGCACGTCACAGAGGAAGATGCTATGAGAAGCCTACAGCAGCAATTCAATGTTAACGAAGAATAA